The DNA sequence CTATCATGATGCCGGCACAGACAAATGGGCTTAATGAATTGCCAAAGTCACTTTACCCACATGGTACGGCTGTCATGTCGACACTTCAGCCGGTTGGAGGTGCAATTGGTGTATCGGTATTCATCAGCATAATGAATGCACGCCAAGCGAAAGTCCTTGAAACGAAGGACACGGCGGAGCCGGCAATGGTTATTCATGCTATGGTCGCAGGCGTAGAACTTGTATATTTCATAGGTATTGCACTTGCGATTCTCGCTGTGATTATTGCGCTCTTCATCAAGAGGGCAAAGCCCGCAATAGAGCAGACGAGTGAGAAGGCATAAAGAGAGAAAAGCTGCAGCCGGCTAAAAGGCTGCAGCTTTTTCTTTTGAGTTGCTTATAAAAAGACACGTCGTATAAGAGAAAAAACATAAGAAGTTTATTTCGCTCAATTAAAGTAAAATCCCTTCAGTCATAAAACTGAAGGGATTTTACTTTAATTATCTTAATTTCATATCCAAAATACTGGATAATTTCTTCCATTTCGCAGATTATTAATGAATAATGCGACCAGTACAATGGAAATAGAGCCTATTAGTACTGAAGTAAATAAAAAATCCCAATTATAAGTACCGAGGATTACAATAATCGGATCAGCCCCTGCCGGAGGATGAGTTGTTTTGGTTAACATCATTGAACTGATAGCTAAACCAACTCCTAAGGCGAGAGACCAAGGCTCATCACCAAATATATGATATATGATTATTCCGACTAAAGTTGATATGAAATGCCCACCGATAATATTTCTTGGTTGTGATAAAGGCGAGTTCCAAAGAGAAAAAGCTAATACACAACTTGCCCCAAATGAAGCTATTAATAATGGTGAAGATGTAAAAAGTGATAAAATATACAAAATAATAATCGTAGAAGTTCCGCCTATAAAGCCAGTTATAATATCTTTCGCATTTACTTTTAAAGGGCTCCGGCCGTTTCCTCTCATTTTCATGAGGTAGGAAGGTATCTTGATTTGAGTGATTTTTTCCGCTTGGTCTTTTTTTACTAGATTTCCATCATTAATCAAATAACTTTTCCTCATCTCTGTAAAAATTTTTACAAATTATATTATTATTTTTTAAATATGTAAAGTGGTAAATAATAACAACGTTCTAGGAACAGATAATCATAGAGGCTGCTCAACTATGTTAATTACAAGATTTTAAATTGATAGAAGAAAAATTAGAGACGGAGATTTTAAAAGGAGGACAGACGAGCTATAAACTTTTTTAATTTTATTGGCAACCATAAGTTTAAGACAGCAGAATATATGGGAGTTCTAATTTAAAAAACGTAAAACGCCTACAAGCCTTTGCCTGTAAGCGTTTAAGTGTGATGGAGCATAGCGGGATCGAACCGCTGACCTCTTGCATGCCATGCAAGCGCTCTCCCAGCTGAGCTAATGCCCCATATGTAATCAACAAGTACATTATACTCATTTGTTGTTTGTTTGGCAAGACTATAATCCAGATATAGCGGGATAGCTTGTGTACAACGTGTACTCGCTAATGAGGTATTAGGTCAGCAAAGAATCGCTGAAATTTTATTGAACCATTTAAGGGATAAAAAACACTTCCGATATGACATCGGAAGTGTTTTAAATTATTAATCAGCCAGCAAAGCGGCAAGAATCGCTTTGTGTGCATGAAGACGATTTTCGGCCTGATCAAACACGACTGAATGGGACCCGTCAATGACTTCAGCGCTTACTTCTTCGCCTCGATGAGCAGGGAGGCAGTGGAAGAACATGTAGTCTTCGTTCGCATTTTTAACAAGGTCTTCATTAACCTGATAATTGCGGAAAACGCCTTTTCTTTCTTCGGCACTATCTTCAAAGCCCATGCTTGCCCAAA is a window from the Aciduricibacillus chroicocephali genome containing:
- a CDS encoding HPP family protein, encoding MKMRGNGRSPLKVNAKDIITGFIGGTSTIIILYILSLFTSSPLLIASFGASCVLAFSLWNSPLSQPRNIIGGHFISTLVGIIIYHIFGDEPWSLALGVGLAISSMMLTKTTHPPAGADPIIVILGTYNWDFLFTSVLIGSISIVLVALFINNLRNGRNYPVFWI